A part of Dehalogenimonas sp. W genomic DNA contains:
- the purH gene encoding bifunctional phosphoribosylaminoimidazolecarboxamide formyltransferase/IMP cyclohydrolase translates to MRAILSVSDKSGLTEFATELAGLGWEIFSTGGTKKALAGAGVPVHGISDITGFPEILDGRVKTLHPAVHSGLLARRDKPEHMAELEKQGLSTIDMVVVNLYPFVQTVSKPDVTLEDALENIDIGGPTMIRASAKNFPGVIIVTDPADYAMVIDKLRSGALSMDDRKMLAQKAFQHTAMYDTAISQYLWQGNEEFPENMTIALKKKYGLRYGENPHQAAAFYAEQRVGAGNNLGITNAEQLWGKALSYNNILDADAAWSAATDYAAPTVAIVKHTNSCGLASHDDVAEAYRRAFAGDPVSAFGGIVAVNRTLTAEMAEAMRGTFYEISIAPDYEPAALEILQKRKDLRILKAALPVAEAQTPLVYRRVKGGVLVQQADALPEDAVTLTTVTKRTPTAEEVADLLFAWRAVKHIKSNAIVLVKDRMILGMGAGQPNRVTSVDIAVKRAGDKARGSVMASDAMFPFNDSVMQAAAAGITAIVQPGGSIRDEDSVKAADENGIAMVFTGTRHFLH, encoded by the coding sequence ATGCGAGCAATCCTGAGCGTTTCCGACAAGAGCGGACTGACCGAATTCGCCACCGAACTGGCCGGACTGGGCTGGGAGATATTCTCCACCGGCGGCACTAAAAAAGCCCTGGCCGGGGCCGGCGTGCCGGTCCACGGCATCTCCGACATCACCGGTTTCCCTGAGATACTGGACGGGCGGGTCAAGACCCTTCACCCCGCCGTACACAGCGGCCTTCTGGCCCGCCGTGACAAGCCGGAGCATATGGCGGAACTGGAGAAGCAGGGGTTGTCCACCATTGACATGGTGGTGGTCAATCTATACCCCTTTGTCCAGACCGTGTCCAAACCGGATGTCACTTTGGAAGACGCACTGGAAAACATTGATATCGGCGGACCGACGATGATTCGGGCCTCCGCCAAGAATTTCCCCGGCGTCATCATCGTCACCGACCCGGCGGATTACGCCATGGTCATTGACAAACTCAGGAGCGGCGCGCTGTCTATGGACGACCGCAAGATGCTGGCCCAGAAGGCCTTCCAGCATACCGCCATGTACGACACCGCCATTTCCCAGTATCTGTGGCAGGGCAACGAGGAATTCCCGGAAAATATGACCATCGCCCTCAAGAAAAAATACGGTCTGCGCTACGGCGAGAACCCGCATCAGGCGGCGGCCTTCTACGCGGAACAGCGGGTCGGTGCCGGTAACAACCTCGGCATCACCAACGCCGAACAACTCTGGGGCAAGGCACTGTCTTATAACAATATCCTGGACGCCGATGCTGCCTGGAGCGCCGCCACCGATTACGCCGCGCCGACGGTAGCCATCGTCAAGCATACAAATTCCTGCGGCCTGGCCAGCCACGACGACGTGGCCGAGGCCTACCGCCGCGCCTTCGCCGGCGACCCGGTCTCCGCCTTCGGCGGCATCGTGGCCGTCAACCGCACGCTGACCGCCGAGATGGCCGAGGCCATGCGCGGCACCTTTTATGAAATCTCCATCGCGCCGGATTATGAACCGGCGGCGCTGGAAATCCTGCAAAAACGCAAGGATCTGCGCATCCTGAAAGCCGCCCTGCCGGTGGCCGAGGCGCAGACGCCGCTGGTGTACCGCCGGGTCAAAGGCGGCGTGCTGGTGCAGCAAGCCGACGCCCTGCCGGAAGACGCAGTTACTCTGACCACCGTCACCAAACGCACCCCGACCGCTGAAGAGGTGGCCGACCTGCTGTTCGCCTGGCGCGCCGTCAAGCACATCAAGTCCAACGCCATCGTCCTGGTCAAAGACCGGATGATTCTGGGCATGGGGGCCGGCCAGCCGAACCGGGTGACCAGTGTGGACATCGCCGTCAAGCGGGCGGGTGACAAAGCCAGGGGCAGTGTCATGGCTTCCGATGCCATGTTCCCGTTCAACGACAGCGTCATGCAGGCCGCTGCAGCCGGCATCACCGCCATCGTCCAGCCAGGAGGCTCCATCCGCGACGAGGATTCAGTCAAGGCCGCCGATGAGAACGGCATAGCCATGGTCTTTACCGGTACCCGGCACTTCCTGCACTAG
- a CDS encoding nicotinate phosphoribosyltransferase produces the protein MKFKPSEAVLRGDSADIYFHRTIEILDKEGINAAAVMEVFPNGSGILCGIDESLALLDEVLPPDNREVWSLAEGDSVSSKEVGLRIKAPYRSFGLYETALCGILASGTGWATAARQCAEAAGDIPCISFGARHVHPFVSGRMDYAAIIGGCKGCSSVEGARLAGLEPSGTMPHALIIVMGDTVKATLAFDRHIDPAVSRVALVDTFKDEAEESLRVAAALGDKLKSVRLDTPVERGRVTAELVKEIRARLDQAGHRQVGIFVSGGITPERIRYFLDRGAPVTGFGIGSYISGAHPIDYTADIHEIDGKPIAKRGRIPGITENPRLKRVI, from the coding sequence ATGAAATTCAAACCCTCCGAGGCAGTCCTGCGCGGCGATTCTGCCGACATCTATTTTCACCGCACTATTGAGATCTTGGACAAAGAAGGCATCAATGCCGCTGCGGTGATGGAGGTCTTTCCCAACGGCTCCGGCATCCTGTGCGGTATTGACGAATCGCTGGCCTTGCTGGACGAGGTTTTGCCGCCGGACAACCGCGAAGTCTGGTCACTAGCTGAAGGCGACAGCGTGAGTTCCAAAGAGGTGGGGCTGCGCATCAAGGCGCCTTACCGCAGTTTCGGCTTGTATGAAACCGCTCTGTGCGGCATCCTGGCCTCCGGCACCGGCTGGGCCACCGCCGCCCGGCAGTGCGCCGAGGCGGCAGGTGATATCCCCTGCATCAGCTTCGGAGCGCGCCATGTTCACCCCTTCGTCTCCGGACGCATGGACTACGCCGCTATTATCGGCGGTTGTAAAGGCTGCTCCAGTGTTGAAGGCGCAAGACTGGCCGGACTCGAACCGTCCGGCACCATGCCCCACGCCCTGATTATCGTCATGGGCGACACTGTCAAGGCCACGCTGGCCTTTGACCGGCACATTGACCCCGCCGTGTCCAGGGTGGCGCTGGTAGACACCTTCAAGGACGAGGCTGAGGAAAGCCTGCGGGTGGCCGCGGCCCTGGGCGACAAATTAAAATCAGTCCGGCTGGACACACCGGTGGAACGCGGCCGCGTCACCGCTGAACTCGTGAAAGAAATCCGCGCCCGGCTGGACCAGGCCGGACACCGACAGGTCGGCATTTTTGTCAGCGGCGGCATCACGCCGGAGCGCATCAGGTATTTTCTGGATCGCGGCGCGCCGGTAACCGGCTTCGGCATCGGCAGCTATATCTCCGGCGCGCATCCCATTGATTACACCGCCGACATCCACGAAATTGACGGCAAGCCAATCGCCAAACGGGGCCGGATTCCGGGAATTACCGAGAATCCGAGATTAAAGCGGGTTATTTAA
- a CDS encoding arsenite methyltransferase, with protein sequence MKDTEIKSYVKERYGGIARSGGGCGCGSGCCGSPAPDTIAKVIGYAEEDLAAVPDGANLGLGCGNPTAIAALQPGETVLDLGSGAGFDAFLAARQVGPTGQVIGVDMTPDMLSRAKANAVKGGFSNVEFRQGEIENLPVASGTVDTIISNCVINLSPDKPKVFAEAFRVLKPGGRIAVSDIVLTEALPDYVRDSVSAYTACVAGAILKEEYLDALRQAGFQNIEIIGENVFDLDFLDMALELVKEAGTLGLTEEKIQHISETIVSVKVTAAKPV encoded by the coding sequence ATGAAAGACACCGAGATTAAGAGTTATGTCAAAGAGCGCTACGGCGGTATTGCCCGCTCCGGCGGGGGATGTGGCTGCGGTTCGGGGTGCTGCGGCAGCCCGGCGCCGGACACCATCGCCAAAGTCATCGGCTATGCCGAAGAAGACCTGGCTGCCGTACCCGACGGGGCCAATCTCGGCTTGGGTTGCGGCAACCCCACCGCCATCGCCGCCCTGCAGCCGGGAGAAACGGTGCTGGACCTGGGCTCCGGGGCAGGTTTTGATGCCTTCCTGGCCGCCCGCCAGGTCGGCCCGACCGGACAGGTGATCGGAGTGGACATGACGCCGGACATGCTGTCCAGGGCTAAAGCCAATGCCGTCAAGGGCGGTTTTAGCAATGTAGAGTTCCGCCAGGGCGAGATAGAAAACCTGCCGGTGGCATCAGGCACCGTGGACACCATCATCTCCAACTGCGTCATCAACCTGTCGCCGGACAAGCCGAAAGTTTTCGCCGAGGCCTTCCGGGTGCTCAAGCCCGGCGGCCGCATCGCCGTTTCAGATATTGTGCTGACCGAAGCCCTGCCGGATTATGTGCGGGATTCCGTGTCGGCTTATACCGCCTGCGTGGCCGGAGCCATCCTCAAAGAAGAATATCTAGATGCCCTCAGGCAAGCCGGGTTTCAGAATATTGAGATAATCGGAGAAAATGTCTTTGATCTGGACTTTCTGGACATGGCGCTGGAGCTGGTGAAGGAAGCCGGGACTCTGGGACTGACCGAAGAAAAGATTCAACACATATCGGAGACAATTGTCAGCGTGAAAGTGACAGCGGCAAAACCGGTTTAA
- a CDS encoding type II toxin-antitoxin system HicA family toxin, protein MKRIDLVKAITKAGCVLIRNGSNHDWYQNPATKVSQPIPRHREITDSLAKHIIKMLTG, encoded by the coding sequence GTGAAGCGGATTGACCTTGTTAAAGCCATTACCAAAGCCGGTTGTGTACTGATCCGTAATGGGAGCAACCACGATTGGTATCAAAATCCGGCAACCAAGGTGTCCCAGCCAATCCCAAGACATAGAGAGATTACTGACAGCCTGGCCAAACATATCATCAAAATGTTGACCGGCTGA
- the tilS gene encoding tRNA lysidine(34) synthetase TilS, with protein sequence MRQLEKWVLDFITGHRLVSRGERVVAAVSGGADSVCLLSILHKYQTELGITLAVAHLDHGLRGAESDADAEFVRALAARLDLPAVITRRDVTAYQAEYRLTPEEAAREVRYQFLSEVAESGGATSVAVAHTKSDHVETVMLHLLRGSGLSGLVGLKEAVTLRYKRIECLQIIRPLICLTRAEVETYCRLAGLEFRTDSTNESLTPTRNRIRRQLLPEIRRDFNPRIDEALDRLSQLAADEQDFISGEAGCAAEKLIIRQSGLAVIDQRGLAALHPALRRSVLKQALAEALGSPKDIEAGHIEDMMDIAAGNAGRAIDLPAGLVFAAGYGELYLGRDLAGLNPLPPLEGEYRLNIPGVTEFSGRRVTAEIIDNTGDRPAAEGMVMLMDYDKAGGDLTVRARRPGDRFQPQGMSQEKKLKDYFIDARVPRPWRDRVPVVVSPGQIVGLAGYRLDDRVKVTAATVRVLRLDFTYI encoded by the coding sequence ATGCGACAATTGGAAAAATGGGTACTGGATTTCATCACCGGTCATCGCCTGGTGTCCAGGGGTGAGCGGGTGGTAGCGGCGGTCTCCGGCGGCGCTGATTCTGTCTGCCTGTTATCTATTTTACATAAATACCAAACTGAACTCGGCATTACCCTGGCAGTCGCCCACCTTGACCACGGTCTCCGCGGGGCTGAATCTGACGCCGATGCCGAATTCGTGCGTGCGCTGGCCGCCAGACTGGATTTGCCGGCGGTTATTACCAGGCGCGACGTGACCGCCTACCAAGCGGAATACCGCCTCACTCCGGAAGAAGCCGCCCGCGAAGTGCGTTACCAGTTTCTGTCCGAGGTGGCTGAAAGCGGCGGTGCTACGTCTGTTGCCGTCGCCCACACCAAAAGCGACCATGTGGAAACGGTGATGCTTCACCTGCTCCGGGGGAGCGGTCTCTCCGGCCTTGTAGGGCTGAAAGAGGCGGTTACGTTGCGCTATAAGCGCATTGAGTGTCTTCAAATCATCCGGCCCTTAATTTGTCTTACAAGGGCTGAGGTGGAGACTTATTGCCGGCTGGCTGGTTTGGAGTTCCGGACCGACAGCACCAACGAATCACTGACTCCTACCCGCAACCGAATCCGGCGACAGCTTCTGCCGGAAATCCGGCGTGATTTTAACCCCCGCATTGATGAGGCGCTGGACCGGCTGTCACAGCTGGCGGCTGATGAACAGGACTTTATCAGCGGCGAAGCCGGGTGCGCTGCGGAGAAACTGATAATACGGCAGTCCGGCCTGGCGGTGATTGACCAGCGAGGATTGGCGGCCCTGCATCCGGCTCTTCGGCGGTCGGTCCTGAAACAAGCCCTGGCTGAGGCTCTGGGCAGCCCCAAGGATATTGAGGCGGGGCATATTGAAGATATGATGGATATTGCCGCCGGTAACGCCGGGCGGGCGATTGACCTGCCGGCGGGGCTGGTGTTTGCCGCCGGTTACGGGGAACTGTATCTGGGGCGTGATTTGGCTGGTCTGAACCCGCTACCGCCGCTGGAAGGTGAATACCGGTTGAACATCCCCGGTGTGACGGAGTTTTCCGGCCGGCGGGTGACGGCGGAGATTATTGACAATACTGGCGACCGGCCCGCGGCTGAAGGCATGGTGATGCTGATGGATTATGACAAGGCCGGCGGTGACCTGACGGTTCGGGCGCGCCGCCCCGGCGACCGCTTTCAGCCTCAGGGCATGAGCCAGGAGAAAAAACTTAAAGACTATTTCATTGACGCCAGGGTGCCGCGGCCGTGGCGCGACCGGGTGCCGGTGGTTGTCAGCCCTGGACAGATTGTGGGGCTGGCGGGGTACCGGCTGGATGACCGGGTGAAGGTTACGGCGGCGACTGTCAGGGTGCTGCGGCTGGATTTTACGTATATCTAA
- the hgcC gene encoding HgcAB-associated protein HgcC: MAKEKTAANSCCDTGECCRVEAVVGVDARGQVVLPKEIREGMGITAGEKLALVTLNRDGKPCCLVMMKADKLAKGAGEFLGPILKEI; the protein is encoded by the coding sequence ATGGCCAAAGAAAAAACAGCTGCCAATTCCTGTTGCGACACTGGTGAATGCTGCCGCGTTGAAGCGGTGGTGGGCGTGGACGCCCGCGGCCAGGTAGTCTTACCCAAAGAAATCCGTGAGGGCATGGGCATCACCGCCGGGGAGAAGCTGGCCCTGGTCACCCTCAACCGTGATGGTAAACCGTGCTGCCTGGTGATGATGAAAGCAGACAAACTGGCCAAAGGCGCCGGCGAGTTTCTGGGTCCGATACTGAAAGAAATCTGA
- a CDS encoding type II toxin-antitoxin system HicB family antitoxin, translating into MEKMRFVYYQEDGMLVGWLEEYPDYKTQGESLTELQQNLKAIYDDIGTGSIPCVRKYGELVVG; encoded by the coding sequence ATGGAAAAGATGAGATTTGTGTATTATCAGGAAGACGGCATGCTGGTGGGTTGGCTGGAGGAATATCCTGATTATAAAACTCAAGGCGAATCATTGACCGAACTGCAACAGAACCTTAAAGCGATCTACGACGATATCGGGACGGGGAGCATTCCCTGTGTCCGTAAATACGGAGAACTTGTAGTCGGGTGA
- a CDS encoding M48 family metallopeptidase — MSRLDADRQQQAAEYARRRRRWSRLEFGLTAVLAAVLLLSPLSATFAAIFPTAVIPAAALYFVFLMVILDVVTLPLIYVSGLKLPRDYGLSRQDFRGWLGDHVKSLSMGIVFGAVAVGAVYGLMLWLPDWWWLGAWTGLMVVTLLLTVLAPVFIIPMFFKLKPMAEGDLKDRLEALAERTGVQVGGIYVMEFAAKTAQANAAVMGLGRTKRVAISDTLIDQYTPEEIELVMAHELGHQRHNDVWRLYTFQGMALLAVFALAAGLFSLLVPVLDYVNITDPAALPLLLTVFFVAGLPAMPLLSWFSRRREKAADAYALEVSGNPEVFISAMTRLTDQNLAEARPSGWLERLGQDHPSYEDRVKMAEDYSVRN, encoded by the coding sequence ATGTCCAGGCTTGACGCTGACCGCCAGCAACAAGCCGCCGAGTACGCCCGCCGCCGGCGGCGCTGGAGCCGGCTGGAATTCGGGCTGACGGCCGTGCTAGCCGCCGTGCTGCTGCTGAGTCCGCTGTCCGCGACCTTCGCCGCCATTTTTCCCACGGCCGTGATACCGGCGGCGGCGCTGTATTTTGTTTTTCTTATGGTTATCCTGGATGTGGTCACCCTGCCTTTGATCTATGTCAGCGGGCTTAAGCTGCCGCGGGATTACGGGCTGTCCCGTCAGGATTTCCGCGGCTGGCTGGGCGACCATGTCAAGTCCTTGTCAATGGGTATTGTCTTCGGCGCTGTCGCCGTGGGGGCGGTTTACGGCTTAATGCTGTGGCTGCCGGACTGGTGGTGGCTCGGTGCCTGGACGGGGCTGATGGTCGTCACTCTGTTGCTGACGGTACTGGCGCCGGTGTTCATCATCCCGATGTTTTTCAAGCTGAAGCCGATGGCTGAAGGCGATTTGAAAGACCGTCTGGAAGCACTGGCCGAACGCACCGGCGTCCAGGTGGGCGGCATTTATGTCATGGAGTTTGCCGCCAAGACCGCTCAGGCCAACGCCGCGGTCATGGGCCTGGGCCGGACCAAACGGGTGGCTATTTCCGATACGCTGATTGACCAATACACTCCGGAAGAGATTGAACTGGTCATGGCTCATGAACTGGGGCACCAGCGGCATAATGACGTCTGGCGGCTTTATACCTTTCAAGGGATGGCGCTGCTGGCGGTTTTCGCCCTGGCCGCCGGGCTGTTCAGCCTGTTGGTGCCGGTATTGGATTATGTAAATATCACCGACCCGGCAGCGCTGCCGCTGCTGCTGACGGTCTTTTTCGTTGCCGGTCTGCCTGCTATGCCGCTGCTGTCCTGGTTCAGCCGCCGGCGGGAAAAGGCGGCGGACGCCTATGCGTTGGAAGTATCCGGCAATCCGGAAGTCTTCATTTCCGCCATGACCAGGCTGACCGACCAGAACCTGGCCGAAGCCCGGCCGTCCGGTTGGCTGGAAAGACTGGGACAGGATCATCCCAGTTATGAGGATCGGGTGAAGATGGCTGAAGACTATTCCGTCAGAAACTGA
- a CDS encoding hemolysin family protein: protein MSIESVYLLLLILCLLLSMFFSSSETAFMSLSRYRLQAMVENKVKGALLVAALVEKPERLLSTVLFGNNFVNVAASALATVLAISAFGEQNGVIVATVGLTITLLIFGEVTPKTAATRHAEKLTLLYARPIMLLAWLFAPFVAFLSWIAGVFMKLFGGGQTYHRSLFNEEEIRSMIDVGHKEGTVEKDEAEMLHAVLDFRERPVFEVLVPRPEVVALEKGTLLKDFFGLYEKYPMSRFPVYEENMDNVVGILSIKDVLMAQARGEVSLDDPVDELARPAYFAPETKPIGELFNEMRDKNFRMTVLVDEYGGTAGVVSLSRLMEEIVGPVGDELSSAEKDFESINENTFQVDGGMRIDEANEQIGIELPEDDEYETIAGFVLKQLGQIPRQGQVLRYNGLKLVITRMRAKKIEEVLITREKRPAPPAEGAAGEPPVKN, encoded by the coding sequence ATGTCAATAGAATCGGTGTATCTGCTTCTCCTTATCCTGTGTCTGTTACTCTCCATGTTCTTTTCCAGCTCCGAGACGGCGTTTATGTCATTGTCGCGCTATCGGCTGCAGGCCATGGTGGAAAACAAGGTCAAGGGCGCGCTGCTGGTAGCGGCACTGGTGGAAAAACCGGAACGGCTGCTGTCCACGGTGCTGTTCGGCAACAACTTCGTCAATGTAGCCGCCTCCGCTCTGGCCACGGTACTGGCCATCTCGGCTTTTGGCGAGCAGAACGGCGTTATCGTCGCCACCGTGGGATTGACGATTACGCTGCTCATTTTTGGCGAGGTTACGCCGAAGACGGCGGCCACCCGGCACGCCGAAAAGCTAACCCTGCTGTATGCCCGGCCGATAATGCTTCTGGCCTGGCTGTTCGCCCCGTTTGTGGCCTTTCTTTCCTGGATTGCCGGGGTGTTTATGAAGCTGTTCGGCGGCGGGCAGACGTATCATCGTTCACTCTTCAACGAGGAAGAAATCCGCAGTATGATTGATGTCGGCCACAAGGAAGGCACTGTGGAGAAGGATGAGGCTGAGATGCTCCATGCCGTGCTGGATTTCCGGGAGCGGCCGGTTTTTGAGGTGCTGGTACCCCGCCCTGAAGTGGTGGCCCTGGAGAAAGGCACTTTGCTGAAGGATTTCTTCGGGCTGTATGAAAAATATCCCATGTCCCGTTTTCCGGTTTATGAAGAAAACATGGACAATGTGGTCGGTATTTTGTCTATCAAGGACGTGCTGATGGCCCAGGCCAGGGGTGAAGTGAGTCTGGACGATCCGGTTGATGAACTGGCGCGCCCGGCTTATTTTGCCCCGGAAACCAAGCCTATCGGTGAACTTTTTAACGAGATGAGGGACAAGAATTTCCGCATGACAGTGCTGGTGGATGAATACGGCGGTACCGCCGGGGTGGTGTCCCTGTCCCGGTTGATGGAAGAGATTGTCGGCCCGGTGGGTGATGAGCTCTCCAGTGCCGAAAAAGACTTTGAATCCATCAATGAAAACACCTTTCAGGTGGACGGCGGCATGCGTATTGATGAAGCCAACGAGCAGATCGGCATTGAATTGCCGGAGGACGATGAATATGAAACCATCGCCGGGTTTGTCCTGAAACAACTGGGGCAGATTCCCCGGCAGGGACAGGTGCTGCGGTATAACGGGCTGAAGCTGGTAATCACCCGGATGCGCGCCAAGAAGATTGAAGAAGTGCTGATTACCCGGGAAAAGCGCCCGGCGCCGCCCGCTGAAGGCGCCGCCGGCGAGCCGCCGGTTAAAAACTAG
- a CDS encoding ribbon-helix-helix protein, CopG family, producing the protein MNEPSKRTTIYLDPYLYRALRLKAATADRSVSDLVNEALRESLAEDAEDIAAFESRLNEPLVSYEAMIKKLKADGRI; encoded by the coding sequence ATGAACGAACCGTCAAAAAGAACCACCATCTATCTTGACCCATATCTTTACCGGGCCCTCCGGCTGAAAGCCGCAACTGCGGACCGTTCGGTATCTGATCTGGTCAATGAAGCCCTGCGCGAAAGTCTGGCCGAAGATGCCGAAGACATAGCTGCTTTTGAATCCCGGCTGAACGAGCCGCTGGTCAGCTATGAGGCTATGATTAAGAAACTGAAGGCCGATGGCCGCATATAG
- a CDS encoding type II toxin-antitoxin system RelE/ParE family toxin, producing MAAYSLFFKASVDKDFQSIPRADARKIMLRISTLAENPRPAGCEKLTGQERYRIRQGRYRIVYSIQDKELTVWVVRIGHRKDVYRQ from the coding sequence ATGGCCGCATATAGCCTGTTCTTCAAGGCGTCGGTGGACAAGGATTTTCAATCCATTCCCCGAGCTGATGCCAGGAAAATAATGCTGCGGATCAGCACCCTGGCTGAAAACCCCCGACCGGCCGGCTGTGAAAAACTGACCGGACAGGAACGCTACCGCATCCGCCAGGGGCGTTACCGCATTGTTTATTCCATTCAGGATAAGGAACTGACGGTCTGGGTCGTCAGGATAGGCCACCGGAAGGATGTTTACCGGCAATAA
- a CDS encoding TIGR03936 family radical SAM-associated protein, whose translation MKKIRFRYSRGEELKYISHLDMMRLWPRVFRRAGLDMAYSEGFNAHPRLAVAAPLAVGWTSETELMEAWLENPPAASTVLGLVAARMPAGVTVEQAMFMPQESPSLQSLVRFAEYQVTLPLDRPAAQIGQAVDNLLELTTLEWSHQRDKTTRTYDLRAQIDDMYVVGTQDDAVTLFMRLKNDPSGSGRPEQMALALGFTAKPRSIHRTRLVLA comes from the coding sequence ATGAAAAAGATTCGCTTTCGCTATTCCCGCGGGGAAGAATTGAAATATATCTCGCACCTGGACATGATGCGGTTGTGGCCGCGGGTGTTCCGGCGCGCCGGGCTGGATATGGCCTATTCTGAGGGCTTCAATGCCCACCCCCGGCTGGCGGTGGCGGCACCGCTGGCGGTCGGCTGGACCTCCGAGACAGAGCTGATGGAAGCCTGGCTGGAAAATCCGCCGGCAGCGTCCACGGTGCTTGGTTTGGTAGCCGCCCGGATGCCGGCGGGGGTAACCGTGGAACAGGCGATGTTTATGCCGCAGGAGTCCCCGTCGCTGCAATCACTGGTGCGTTTCGCTGAATATCAGGTAACGTTACCTTTGGACCGCCCGGCGGCGCAGATAGGACAAGCCGTTGACAACCTGCTGGAATTGACGACACTGGAGTGGAGCCATCAGCGGGACAAGACGACCCGGACCTATGACCTGCGGGCTCAGATTGATGATATGTATGTCGTTGGCACTCAGGATGATGCCGTCACCCTGTTCATGCGGCTTAAGAACGACCCGTCCGGCTCCGGCCGTCCCGAACAGATGGCGCTGGCGCTGGGCTTTACCGCTAAACCGCGGTCAATTCATCGAACCCGGCTGGTGCTGGCTTAG
- a CDS encoding histidine phosphatase family protein — MTRIFIARHAETDWNRHKRVQGGGSDTPLNETGLKQIKCLAGRLATEKLEAIVSSPLGRARATAEAIAQEHGHVAIEFDRDLREIDAGDLEGVLASEFGGSLAQLLTAPANDGPARLPGGESLADVRDRVWKVVAGLTERFPDGEVLIVSHYFTILSLICRVLDLPPEAIRKFRMNTGSLTIIEVTADSAKLVAFNEACFQVDSLPW, encoded by the coding sequence ATGACCAGAATATTTATTGCCCGCCATGCCGAAACCGACTGGAACCGCCACAAGCGGGTTCAGGGCGGTGGTTCCGATACGCCGCTGAATGAGACCGGCCTGAAGCAGATCAAGTGTCTGGCCGGGCGTCTGGCGACCGAAAAGCTGGAGGCGATTGTTTCCAGCCCGCTGGGCCGCGCCAGAGCCACCGCTGAAGCCATCGCTCAGGAGCATGGTCACGTCGCCATTGAGTTTGACCGCGACCTGCGCGAGATTGATGCCGGGGACCTGGAAGGGGTCCTGGCCAGCGAGTTCGGCGGCAGTCTGGCGCAGCTATTGACGGCGCCGGCCAACGACGGTCCGGCGCGCCTGCCCGGTGGTGAATCACTGGCGGACGTCCGCGACCGGGTCTGGAAGGTCGTGGCCGGTTTGACAGAGCGGTTTCCCGATGGCGAAGTGCTGATTGTCAGTCATTATTTCACCATTCTGAGCTTGATTTGCCGGGTGCTTGATTTGCCGCCTGAGGCTATCCGCAAATTCCGCATGAACACCGGCAGCCTGACCATTATAGAAGTGACCGCCGACAGCGCCAAACTGGTCGCTTTCAATGAAGCCTGTTTCCAGGTGGACAGCCTGCCCTGGTGA